The DNA window CCTTTATTTGGATCAATTAAATCctttaaaaagataaaatatgaATGTATTTTTACCAAGcctctttttaaaataaaaaaaaaatagacggTAAATTATTACATCCATCTTAAATTATAAGCCGTTTTAAACATTCTacataaattaaatgtaattattaatttatgtaaaagtgaaatAATGTATAATTTTACAAAAATATCCTACAAAATTATATTGAAAAGCAAAATTATAAAGtatgaaaaagaaagagtaatacataaattgaaaaaaattgtattaacattggattgaaattataaaataatttataattttaatttttttttctaaaatgtcTTATAATTTAGTACGGAATgagttgttttaaattttttttttaaaaaaaaattgtttatttataagtatcaacaatttatttacaaataaatgctgCTGCCAAGATTCAAACCCTGAATTTATTAACCATTTGTTTTAAACTATTTGTGCTTATGTATGATTTATTAACCATTTGAATTTCTCAATTacttaaaaattataaatgttaattttattAGGAAGTAAATACTAAAACTAGTTAAATTATAataaagaatattaaaataatttttttactaattCTTAACAATAATTAAGGAATGTTGAATttttaaatacatttattttgACACAATTTCTAATCCTAcgaatatatacaaaaattatatactgaatatgaataaaaaacgagttattaaatataaaaatggtaatgatttttaatattctaaattttgataattaaaaaaCGGGTATAACAAAGAAGCAGAAGAATAATATAGGTATTTCCTTTAATAGTTTTATTACTGTTATTATTCTCTTCTTATCAAAGTCGTATCATTCTCATTCTTATTCTTAATAATAATACAGTAGTGTAAATATTCATAGAATTGGCATCGCTTTAAAAATATTCAAACGTGATACGGATTGATAATAAATTcggaaataaacaaataaataaataaaaaaagagcgTATTTTGcatgtgattattattatttttttgttgtgaAAAATAGATAGATAGATGGTTGGGGATATAGAACGTAGAAAGAGAATGAACGAAAAAGAAGAGCACAAGTCAAAGTTGTCATTAACCTCAAAATCTGTCATAAACGGTAAAAAGATCGTGAAGAGATACCGTGACAAATCCGTAATATCCATACTTGTCTAAGGGCAAATCTGTCTTTTCATCCTTCTTATAAAAAGTTACTATACCGGTTCTTCTTCCAACACTCCTTCCTAATTCCTAACTAGTCCTCTCTCTCAGCcgcctctctctctctttctttctctctctttcactCTCTCACTTTTTCGCGTCACTTTCGCCGGAAAATTAAATCGCCGGCGACTTTCCCGTTTCACCGGAGATTCATCATTTCACCTtaatcttatttattttttaattatttttcaagtGTTTTAAGTTCTTTTTAAAGTGCTTGGTTGCGTGCATGTTAAAACGGCGACGTTTTGCTGCGGTCGGAAATCGAAGGAGAGTTGGGAAACGGCGTCGTTTCGGATGTAGTTTGATCGATCGGTGAAATGGGAAGAGTGGTTGTGGGAGTGACGGTGACGGTGGCTGTGGCGGCGTGTGCAGTAGCTGCGGTTGTGGTTGGGAGGAGAGTGAAAAGTAGAAGGAAGTGGAAGAAAGTAGCGAATGTGTTGAAGGAGCTCGAGGAAGGTTGTGATACGAGTGTTGGGAGGTTGAGGCAGGTGGTGGATGCTATGGCGGTGGAGATGCACGCTGGTTTGGCATCGGAAGGTGGTTCTAAGCTCAAAATGCTTCTTACCTATGTTGATAATCTTCCCAATGGGTAATTGTTTTCgactttgattttttttactcCGTCTTCTTAACTGTGCTATTGAATTTAATTAGTTGCTGATGTGATTGATTCTTTTGACTATTCAGCTGTTGCTTTCAAAATGCTGACCGTTTTGTTTCTTCACTGTCATTTCAGAGGTTGTTTTCAAGTTTTACATGTcttatttttgatgtttttgtttttctggcgTTTGAAATTTTTGTGATTTCTACGCATAGCTGTGTCTGTTGTCTATTGATGCTTTCTTTCATTTTACGCTTAGTTCATAGTTGTGTGCATTTTATTTCTGTTGGATGTGGTTTTGATTTTTGATGTATCAGAAAGACATTTTAATTATGAAATTGTTAAATTTTGTTGATGCAAAATCTTCTTTGGACATTCAATAAATGGATGTTGGCTGATTTACTTTGTGAAAGTGAAACATGATTTGTATTCATTCATAAGTTAATCTGGAAGGTGTAAGAATGATTGATAGATTGCGTGTTCGGGTTGGTGTTGAACAAGACCAGGTGTAACTTTGTCGGTTAAGTATATGACAACTATTTATTGTGTTGGCTTTTAATGCACTATGGCACGCGCCTATGGACGCGCCTGTCGGCTAGTGTACTTTGGGTATTGATTCATGATTTGTGTCGATAATAAGCTGATTCCTAATCTACTAGAATGATTGATAGATTGCGTGTTTGGATTGGTGTTAGGAGAAACCATGTGTCACTGTGTCGATTGTGTCTATGACAGTTATTTATTGTATTGGCATTTAATGCGCTATGGCACGCTCTAGACGCGCCTGTCGGCTAGCGTGCTTTGGGAGGTTAATGCATGATTTGTGTCAATAATACGCTGATACGTAAGCTATTAGAATAACTGATAGATTGCGTATTTGGATTGGAGTCGGGATTGGGAAAGACCTTGTGTCAATCTGTCAGCTTAGTCTATGGCAGCTATTTATTGTGTTGGCATTTAACACGCTATGGCACGCGCCAATTGACGCTCCTGTCGGCTAGTGTACTTTAGAAAATTAATGTATGATTTGTTTCAATAATAAGCTGATTCGTAAGCTTCTAGAACAATTGATACATTGCGTGTTTAGATTGGTGTTGGGAGGGACCATGTGTCAAACTGTCAGCCGAGTCTATGACAGCTATTTATTATGTTGGCATTTAACACGCTATGGCACGCGACAAATGACGCACCAAGAGTTGTTGGTTCTAGCTGTGCAATTTTGTTTATATCTGCTTTGAGCGTTACGGAATCTAGAAGATTCACCCTTTGGATCTGGGTTTGCTACTATGAGCATACATTGCAGTTaatgcattctttttctttaccAAACAATGGTGATGCTCATACGTGTTATCAACAACACTCATGAACATCGTAACTTCAATTTTTGATTTCAGAGTCCCTTTGTTAAattggtttgttttttttttttggtcagGACTGAGAAAGGACCATATTATGCGCTGCATCTTGGGGGAACAAATTTTAGGGTTACGCGGGTTCATTTAAGTGGCCAACCATCTCCTGTCTTGGAGCATGAAGTAGAGCGACAACCCATTCCCCCTCATCTAATGACTAGCACAAGTGAGGTGACGTGATAAGCACTTTAAAACTTTGGTGCTCTCTAGTATTTATTTGTTCTGATAACGTCTTtttcatataataaaataaaattgaattttttgcTTGCAGGATCTCTTTGATTTTATCGCATCTTCGTTAAAGGAATTCATTGCAAAAGAAGGAGATGGTTCCAATTCTTCACAGGACAGAAGGGAACTTGGCTTTACATTCTCCTTTCCTATGAAACAAATGTCTGTTTCCTCGGGAATTTTAATCAAGTGGACGAAAGGGTTTTCCATTGTAGATATGGTCAGTCAATTGATATTTCTAATTGATCTTTAAAATTGGCTATTTTCTTCTATCCTCCTTAAATAGTTACAAAACCGATACGTAGATCCCGTTCAAGTTGCACTTGGTTTTTCAGTATAATGatgtaaatatcaacacaaaaactATTTGTTGTCAGGTAGGAAGAGATGTTGTGGCGTGTTTGCAGGAAGCATTTGTAAGAAAAGGCCTCGATGTGCATGTAGCTGCCTTGGTAAGAAATTAGTTTCTTTTGGTGctatatgtttttctttttttgccCAATTCTTCTCTCTGAAAGTAATGCTTGCCTGATTCTCCCTCCGCTCCTTTTTACGTGTTGTTTTTTGAGTGTTTACACATCAATATAAATGTTGTTACTTTAACACTATTATTACCTTGGTAAGGAATTAACTTATAGTGTTAGGTCTTATATGTTTCTTTTTTACCCAATTCTTCCCTTTGAAAGTAATGCTTACCTTGTTCTCCCTCCGCTCCTTTTACATATCATTTTTTAACTTTTTACTCAACAATGTATTCaataaatattgtttttactCTTAACACTattatttctcattttcatataaTAATCTTAATCATTTATTATTTCAATTCATCGAACTAAGGGTATTTTAAACAAATCTATAATTAATGTTGCGTTAAATTTTGTAAATGACAAGTAAAtaagaacaaaaaaattctttaaatgtGACTAGTAATAAGCAACAGAGTCTTTACCCAACTGTGATTAAGGTATCTTGTGATTTCTATGCTGTTTCCACCTTCAATGAATCCTTATCTTGTGATTTATGAGCTTGCTGATAAATTTATGTCTTGGTTTCCATTTCTATATATGTGtagttatttttttttaacatctTAATTTTGGTATGGAGGAAAATTGGTGTTGTGTAAAATAAATCTATTTGTTTCACTATATTACTTAatatatgtttttctcttcacttTATGCAGGTTAATGATACTGTTGGAACATTAGCTGTTGGACACTATCATGATCCAGACACTGTTGCTGCAATAGTTATTGGTACTGGTACTAATGCATGCTATCTGGAAAGAATTGATGCTATTATCAAGTGTCAGGGTCTTCTTACTACATCAGGACGCATGGTATTGTTCTCTCTTTTcagttttgatttttgatttttatttttgggaTCTAGTTCTAGTTATGAACTTATTgtaattcttttgttttttaggtTGTCAATATGGAATGGGGAAACTTTTGGTCGTCTCACTTACCAAGAACACCATATGACATTGAGTTAGATGCTGAAAGCCCTAATCCAAATGATCAGGTCAGGTTCTGCTGCTAATGACTTCTGTTGCTTGATTTATCCTTTGTCGTCGCTAAAACTTTGGTGATTTGGGTGCAGGGTTTTGAGAAAATGATATCAGGaatgtatctcggtgatgttgtGAGGAGAGTCATTCTCAGGATGTCACTGGAGTCGGATATGTTGTTTGGACCTATTTCTACCAAGCTTTCAACACCTTTCGTACTGAGGTATGTCCTATGTCGAGCAAAACTTACTTAATAGTCAATACCGATGCCGTATGTGTTTGCATATGGAGCACGGATACTTCAAAATTCCCGTCGAGTCATATCCAATACGCGCCGATACGCTCTGATACACCATCGATACGTATCGAAGGAGTATtcgaatttgtttttttaaaaaataaattccgATACGGCTGCGATACACTTCTGATACGTCTCTAATTCGTGACCTTCCAACTTTTtgcagattttattttattaatgactCTTCATTTCATTTTTATGGTCATTATTTATTCCCTTATTTAATTCTTTCATAATCTTATCACTTTTCAAAGTTGGTTTCAATTCCAATAATCTCTTATATCAATTTTCAATatatcatatttaattattatattcatCATTAATTCCTAATAGGCAATAGCAGTATTCGGTTTCAATTCCCATAATCACATCATTTTTCAATATGTCATATTTAATTATATTCTTCATTAGTTCCTAATTGCAGTACATTGTACCTTCCTATTTATGCAGCTATTATTTTCAATATTAATCATCTTTCTCTGCCACTTCCGACGTAACTTTACCTCGGTTTTACAAAGCTTTTGCAAAAGCCTAATTCTACCCTCGAAAAATattcaatttcttaaaaatattaaattatttttcaatattaatgtttgGTGATTTTGTCATTTCTAAGCTATAGATCACAACCCACCAAGTGTTCGTTTGATATTGAATATTTCTGTTATTTAATCATATGCACCCTATATTAACTAAATTATTTGTTATATTGCAAGTTCAATTTCATTGAGTATTCATCTTTAATTTTAGTGTGTGAAACATGATGGCTCgattctttttgttttctttcttatCCTCTTGGTGGTATtaggattttttttgtttaactattgttttatctgtttaaagattttttttctctatagaTTAGGTTGATGTGGAGGGATATATTAGCACATGCTCAGTTTATGTGTTTTGCTTTTAATGTTCTAAGATTCTTACCATTGTATTGTTTTGATCTCATAGATGCTTTTTTATGTGATGCACTCTTCCATTATCTTGCTGGGGTACCATTATGTTGTTTTGATCTCATAGCATGCTTTTTGATATGATGCACTCTTCCGTTTTCTTGCTGGGGATATGCTTGTATTCTATGTATGCTTGACTATAATGCccagtttctttgttttttcctCCAAAATGTGAGGTGATATGGAGCAAAATCTCCCAATGAAAACGATTGTTATAGGCTGGGAATGATATATTTCCTTGGATATTTACAATGTTCCATGCTCGATTGCTCGAGTTAGATTTGAAACTTTTTTCTGATGTCATTTCAGGACTCCTTTGATGGCTGCTATGCATGAGGATGATTCACCCGACTTAATAGAAGTAGCAAGAATCCTCAATGACACATTTGAGGTAAATAAGTCACAATATTTTTGACTCCTAAATGAATGTCCTTCCCTCAActctaaaaataatttatcttgtatttGGCTGTCTTAGATTCCAGATGTTCCATTGAAAGCAAGAAAAATTGTGGTGAAGGTGTGTGATGTGGTGACTCGTAGAGCTGCTCGATTAGCAGCTGCTGGTATTGTTGGCATCTTAAAGAAGATTGGCCGTGACGGGAGTGGTGGGATCACAGGAGGAAGAAGTAGGAGTGATATAAAAATGAAAAGAACAGTTGTGGCAATTGAAGGAGGATTATACTCGAGCTATACATTGTTTAGGGAGTACTTGCATGAAGCTTTAAACGAAATACTGGGCGAAGATATTGCTAAGCATGTAACTCTAAATGTCACCGAAGATGGATCAGGCATTGGAGCAGCACTGCTAGCTGCATCATATTCTTAAAAATGTGGATAGGGTACACATCTGGTATTTATATATATCAACGTTGATTGATATATATGGACAagacacacacacatatatagcCCCTGTAAATcagaatttgttctttatatGTAATATCTCTCTGTATAGAGGTTTCATCTATTCTTTGATCAGGTTAtgttcatttatattattattattattttttactgaATGTTTATATTATGATGACATTGATCTCTTCTCTTATAAGTTCTGAGATCCTTTGGGTTGTAAATGCATTAGTATTAGAAGCATTGACTTGAAATATCATATTATAGTATTGTTTTCAATGAAAAATTGTTACCTGGAATTTGCATACAAAATGTTTCAATCCAACCTAGTACTAGAATAGAGATTTATTTGGATTGGATTAACCTATTTTTaatgatattttatattttattgtataaaACTTTTGACATTTGAACTGAATTCTGCAAtttgaagttttaaaatttgaattaaattgaatttcTTTGGGATTTTGTTGAAGTGTATCTATCTGTTGTTTATTTACTCGGGGTCAATAATTAAAGTGTActacttttttttataataaagggTTTTTTATTTAGTGTAATGCTATTAGTGCGAAATAATTCGAAGAGGAAAAACAAAAATGGACATGTTATTATTTTAGAGGTGGattataaattgatttaaaatttaactttttttttttttaatttagattatGGAATTGTGATGATAATGGTTGAAgtttattcttttatttcttgtttttcatcttttcttactaataaatatatttttaatttgtttgtcttacaaaaagaaaaacaagcatataacaaaaataataaatagttagattaaaagtaaaaaaaataatttatgtggataataaaatataaaatctacGTGTAAATAGGGAAGAGTAacattttctttgaaaatttgaaatataattacTTCGATTGTAAGTCAAAAGTAAGTCTAAAAAAATATCAACAAGatgttaattatttataaatttttagttGTAATTAGTTAAATCATTAGATtagttataataaatataattactaTCAAATATTTAATTTGACCTTTAAATTCAAAAACACGACTATTAATTTTGTCAaaaaatttgagttgttttgaccGCGGCAATAGGATAATTTGACCATTTGAGACTTTTAAGATTTTCTTGAcctaaaaaattctttttttttttttgtactcAAAATCTAGACTTTCATGACACCAATAGAATTTGAGAATACGACTGTACTCCTAACTAACATCGTCTAGTAATCACTagagttttatttaaaatattggtAACACTTAGTATATCCTTATTTGATACTTCTTCCGTCtctaggggtgttcattggttcgggtaaatccgaaccaaaccgcaatccaaaccaaaccatagtgtttgggttggacattttttcagttcgggcaagaatcgaaccaaaccaatgaaatccaatgaCAATTGGTTCGGACATCGGATTTTTAATTTTCTACCCGCAAACCCAACCCAAACCAATCATAATTAATTACCATAAAAATTACTAC is part of the Vicia villosa cultivar HV-30 ecotype Madison, WI linkage group LG2, Vvil1.0, whole genome shotgun sequence genome and encodes:
- the LOC131652507 gene encoding hexokinase-3-like isoform X1: MGRVVVGVTVTVAVAACAVAAVVVGRRVKSRRKWKKVANVLKELEEGCDTSVGRLRQVVDAMAVEMHAGLASEGGSKLKMLLTYVDNLPNGCCFQNADRFVSSLSFQRTEKGPYYALHLGGTNFRVTRVHLSGQPSPVLEHEVERQPIPPHLMTSTSEDLFDFIASSLKEFIAKEGDGSNSSQDRRELGFTFSFPMKQMSVSSGILIKWTKGFSIVDMVGRDVVACLQEAFVRKGLDVHVAALVNDTVGTLAVGHYHDPDTVAAIVIGTGTNACYLERIDAIIKCQGLLTTSGRMVVNMEWGNFWSSHLPRTPYDIELDAESPNPNDQGFEKMISGMYLGDVVRRVILRMSLESDMLFGPISTKLSTPFVLRTPLMAAMHEDDSPDLIEVARILNDTFEIPDVPLKARKIVVKVCDVVTRRAARLAAAGIVGILKKIGRDGSGGITGGRSRSDIKMKRTVVAIEGGLYSSYTLFREYLHEALNEILGEDIAKHVTLNVTEDGSGIGAALLAASYS
- the LOC131652507 gene encoding hexokinase-3-like isoform X2, giving the protein MGRVVVGVTVTVAVAACAVAAVVVGRRVKSRRKWKKVANVLKELEEGCDTSVGRLRQVVDAMAVEMHAGLASEGGSKLKMLLTYVDNLPNGTEKGPYYALHLGGTNFRVTRVHLSGQPSPVLEHEVERQPIPPHLMTSTSEDLFDFIASSLKEFIAKEGDGSNSSQDRRELGFTFSFPMKQMSVSSGILIKWTKGFSIVDMVGRDVVACLQEAFVRKGLDVHVAALVNDTVGTLAVGHYHDPDTVAAIVIGTGTNACYLERIDAIIKCQGLLTTSGRMVVNMEWGNFWSSHLPRTPYDIELDAESPNPNDQGFEKMISGMYLGDVVRRVILRMSLESDMLFGPISTKLSTPFVLRTPLMAAMHEDDSPDLIEVARILNDTFEIPDVPLKARKIVVKVCDVVTRRAARLAAAGIVGILKKIGRDGSGGITGGRSRSDIKMKRTVVAIEGGLYSSYTLFREYLHEALNEILGEDIAKHVTLNVTEDGSGIGAALLAASYS